From Salvia splendens isolate huo1 chromosome 3, SspV2, whole genome shotgun sequence, a single genomic window includes:
- the LOC121796274 gene encoding probable pre-mRNA-splicing factor ATP-dependent RNA helicase DEAH5 — MVAEIEGDGLKKLEYLSLVSKVCTELETHLGFGDKVLAEFITEMGRNCETVDEFDAKLKENGAEMPDYFVRTLLTIIHAILPPKQKSKSEKGSKEGGDEPFTALKIKDGRERVKELEKEIEEEVKGRRRLEGNDEEDRYRNRDRDGDRRERRHDRDRDRDRERVRHGDREDRGRHGDREERGRHRGREERGVDGDRDGYGDERGRQRNGGRDRNRGGERNWRNEYDEERDDENREARKGKDSQSDEPELYKVYKGRVSRVMDKGCFVQFHDFKGKEGLVHVSQLATRRISNAKDVVKRDQEVYVKVISVSGSNLSLSMRDVDQNSGKDLLPLKRSETDDGMTANPSGRNDGGGMGSRIGLSGIRITEEVDAVPSRRPLKKMSSPERWEAKQLVASGVMSVKDYPMFDDEGDGMMYQEEGGDEELEVELNDDEPAFLQGQSRYSIDMSPVKIFKNPEGSLSRAAALQSALIKERREVREQQQRTMLDSIPKDLNRPWEDPMPETGERHLAQELRGVGLSAYDMPEWKKDAYGKALTFGQRSKLSIQEQRQSLPIYKLKKELVQAVHENQLLVVIGETGSGKTTQVTQYLAEAGYTTKGKIGCTQPRRVAAMSVAKRVAEEFGCRLGEEVGYAIRFEDCTSPETVIKYMTDGMLLREILIDEDLSQYSVIMLDEAHERTIHTDVLFGLLKQLVKRRPDLRLIVTSATLDAEKFSGYFFNCNIFTIPGRTFPVEILYTKQPESDYLDASLITVLQIHLTEPEGDILLFLTGQEEIDYACQCLYERMKGLGKNVPELIILPVYSALPSEMQSRIFDPAPPGKRKVVVATNIAEASLTIDGIFYVIDPGFAKQNVYNPKQGLDSLVITPISQASAKQRAGRAGRTGPGKCYRLYTESAFHNEMSPTTVPEIQRINLGMTTLNLKAMGINDLLSFDFMDPPTPQALISAMEQLYSLGALDEEGLLTKLGRKMAEFPLDPPLSKMLLASVDLGCSDEILTIIAMIQTGNIFYRPREKQAQADQKRAKFFQPEGDHLTLLAVYEAWKAKNFSGPWCFENFVQSRSLRRAQDVRKQLLSIMDKYKLDVVSAGKNFAKIRKAIGAGFFFHAARKDPQEGYRTLVENQPVYIHPSSALFQRQPDWVIYHELVMTTKEYMREVTVIDPKWLVELAPRFFKVSDPTKMSKRKRQERIEPLYDRYHEPNSWRLSKRRA, encoded by the exons ATGGTGGCTGAAATCGAAGGCGATGGGCTGAAGAAGCTAGAGTATTTGTCGTTAGTTTCCAAAGTATGTACGGAGCTGGAAACGCATTTAGGTTTTGGGGATAAAGTGTTGGCGGAGTTCATCACGGAGATGGGTAGGAATTGCGAGACGGTGGACGAATTCGATGCCAAATTGAAGGAGAATGGGGCGGAAATGCCCGATTATTTTGTCCGCACGCTTCTTACCATTATTCACGCGATTCTTCCGCCGAAGCAGAAGTCGAAATCGGAGAAGGGATCGAAGGAGGGGGGTGATGAGCCGTTTACAGCTTTGAAGATCAAGGATGGGAGGGAGAGGGTGAAGGAGCTGGAGAAGGAGATTGAAGAGGAGGTGAAAGGGCGTAGGAGACTGGAGGGGAATGATGAGGAAGATAGGTATAGGAATCGGGACAGAGATGGTGATAGGAGAGAGAGAAGACATGACCGAGATCGAGATAGAGATAGGGAAAGGGTTCGACATGGGGATAGAGAGGATCGAGGTAGGCATGGGGATAGGGAGGAGAGAGGTAGGCATAGGGGTAGGGAGGAGAGGGGTGTTGATGGAGATAGGGATGGTTATGGCGATGAGAGAGGTAGGCAAAGGAACGGTGGCAGGGATAGGAATCGAGGAGGAGAACGGAATTGGAGGAATGAATATGATGAAGAGAGGGATGACGAGAACAGAGAAGCGAGGAAGGGGAAGGATAGCCAGTCGGATGAGCCGGAATTGTACAAGGTTTACAAAGGAAGGGTTTCGAGGGTGATGGATAAGGGGTGTTTTGTTCAGTTTCATGATTTTAAAGGGAAGGAGGGTCTGGTACATGTGTCTCAGTTGGCAACACGTAGGATTTCTAATGCCAAGGATGTAGTGAAGCGAGACCAAGAGGTCTACGTGAAGGTTATCTCGGTTAGTGGGAGTAATCTGAGTTTGTCAATGAGGGATGTTGATCAGAACAGTGGAAAGGATTTGTTGCCCTTGAAGAGGAGTGAGACAGATGATGGTATGACGGCCAACCCTTCGGGTAGGAATGATGGTGGAGGGATGGGGAGTAGGATTGGCCTGTCCGGTATCAGGATAACAGAGGAAGTTGATGCTGTGCCATCGCGGAGACCACTGAAGAAGATGAGTTCACCCGAGCGATGGGAGGCTAAGCAGCTAGTGGCTTCTGGTGTTATGAGCGTAAAGGATTATCCTATGTTTGATGATGAGGGAGATGGGATGATGTATCAGGAAGAAGGTGGAGATGAGGAGCTTGAGGTTGAGTTGAATGATGATGAACCTGCTTTCTTGCAGGGTCAGAGTAGGTATTCCATTGACATGTCCCCTGTGAAGATATTCAAGAATCCTGAGGGGTCCTTGAGCCGTGCAGCAGCGCTTCAATCCGCTCTGATAAAGGAAAGGAGGGAGGTTAGGGAGCAACAACAGCGAACCATGCTGGATTCCATCCCAAAGGATCTCAATCGTCCTTGGGAAGACCCAATGCCAGAAACAGGTGAGCGGCATCTTGCTCAGGAACTGAGAGGTGTTGGTTTGTCTGCATATGACATGCCTGAGTGGAAGAAAGATGCATATGGAAAAGCTCTAACTTTTGGACAAAGATCAAAGCTTTCCATTCAGGAACAGAGACAGAGTCTACCCATCTACAAGTTAAAGAAGGAGCTGGTTCAGGCTGTTCATGAAAATCAGCTCCTGGTTGTTATTGGTGAAACGGGGTCAGGAAAGACGACTCAGGTCACACAATATCTCGCTGAGGCAGGTTACACCACTAAGGGAAAAATTGGATGCACTCAGCCTCGAAGAGTGGCTGCAATGTCTGTGGCAAAGAGGGTTGCTGAGGAATTTGGTTGTCGTCTGGGTGAAGAGGTCGGGTATGCAATCCGTTTTGAGGATTGCACCAGTCCAGAGACTGTAATCAAGTACATGACTGATGGTATGCTTCTGAGAGAGATTCTGATAGACGAAGATTTATCTCAGTACTCAGTGATAATGCTTGATGAAGCTCACGAGAGGACCATTCACACAGACGTCCTTTTTGGATTACTGAAGCAGCTTGTAAAACGAAGGCCCGACCTTCGTCTGATTGTCACGTCTGCAACTTTGGACGCGGAGAAGTTCTCCGGATATTTCTTCAACTGTAACATCTTCACCATTCCAGGTAGAACTTTTCCAGTAGAAATACTGTATACCAAGCAGCCGGAAAGTGATTATCTGGATGCATCATTGATCACTGTGTTACAGATTCATTTGACTGAACCTGAAGGTGATATACTTCTGTTCTTGACTGGTCAAGAAGAGATTGATTATGCTTGTCAATGTCTCTATGAGAGAATGAAGGGTCTAGGGAAAAATGTTCCGGAGCTGATTATTTTACCTGTATACAGTGCTCTGCCTAGTGAAATGCAGTCCAGGATTTTTGATCCTGCACCTCCAGGAAAGAGGAAAGTCGTTGTTGCGACCAATATAGCTGAAGCTTCTTTGACTATTGACGGAATATTTTATGTTATTGATCCCGGGTTTGCTAAGCAAAACGTATACAATCCTAAACAAGGGCTTGACTCTTTGGTGATAACTCCAATCTCACAAGCGTCTGCGAAACAAAGGGCTGGGCGTGCTGGGCGTACAGGACCAGGAAAGTGCTATCGCCTCTATACAGAGAGTGCATTCCACAATGAGATGTCTCCCACCACAGTTCCAGAGATACAAAGGATTAATCTTGGAATGACTACTCTTAACTTGAAAGCTATGGGTATAAATGATCTGTTGTCTTTTGATTTCATGGACCCCCCTACACCTCAGGCTCTCATTTCTGCCATGGAGCAGCTATACAGTTTAGGAGCTCTGGATGAAGAGGGTCTTCTAACTAAGTTGGGTAGGAAAATGGCTGAATTTCCGTTGGATCCTCCGCTGTCCAAAATGCTTCTTGCCAGTGTGGATCTTGGTTGCAGTGATGAGATTCTTACCATTATTGCAATGATTCAAACTGGAAATATATTCTACCGGCCACGAGAAAAACAGGCTCAAGCGGATCAGAAAAGAGCAAAGTTTTTCCAGCCGGAAGGAGACCATTTGACTCTACTTGCTGTTTATGAGGCATGGAAAGCAAAAAATTTCTCTGGTCCATGGTGCTTTGAGAATTTTGTTCAGTCACGATCACTGAGGAGGGCACAGGATGTGAGGAAGCAGCTTCTCTCCATCATGGACAA GTACAAACTGGATGTTGTGAGTGCTGGTAAGAATTTTGCAAAAATACGGAAGGCTATAGGTGCTGGTTTCTTTTTCCATGCTGCTAGGAAGGATCCACAAGAAGGCTACAGAACACTTGTTGAGAACCAACCGGTGTATATACATCCAAGCAGTGCTTTGTTCCAGAGACAACCCGACTGGGTTATTTACCACGAATTGGTGATGACCACCAAGGAGTATATGCGCGAGGTGACTGTCATAGATCCAAAGTGGTTGGTTGAACTTGCTCCAAGGTTCTTCAAAGTGTCAGATCCTACGAAAATGAGCAAGCGCAAGAGACAAGAGCGCATTGAGCCACTCTACGACAGATATCACGAACCAAACTCTTGGCGTTTAAGCAAAAGGCGTGCTTAG
- the LOC121796277 gene encoding putative uncharacterized protein YDL057W isoform X2 → MTSNLMLTHTSFPNKNPRVTFSSSLNPRIKFRTNLVVAESPGMQQRIIIPNKQGQKLVGVFHDTGSEKLAVLCHGFRSSKESNMMVNLAAALEKEGISAFRFDFSGNGESEGPFEYGNYAGETEDLRSVVEYFTGVERVPAVVLGHSKGGSVVLLYASKYHDIGAVVNVCGRYDLKSGLERRLGANFMETLKKDGYIDVKTKSGAVSYRVTEKSLLERVNTNMHEACLKIDKGCKVLTVHGSADETIPVNDALEFAKIIPNHELQIIEGADHKYSSHQDELTSVVLRFVKESLQ, encoded by the exons ATGACTTCGAATTTGATGCTCACACACACATCATTTCCGAACAAGAATCCACGAGTCACATTTTCTTCATCCCTCAACCCCCGAATTAAGTTCAGAACCAACCTCGTCGTAGCTGAAAGCCCAG GTATGCAGCAGAGAATAATAATACCAAACAAGCAAGGTCAAAAGCTTGTTGGTGTGTTTCATGACACTGGATCAGAAAAACTTGCGGTTTTATGCCATGGCTTTCGATCCTCAAAG GAGAGCAACATGATGGTAAACCTTGCTGCTGCTTTGGAAAAAGAAGGAATTAGTGCATTTCGCTTCGACTTTTCTGGAAACGG GGAAAGTGAAGGCCCCTTCGAGTATGGTAACTACGCAGGTGAGACAGAAGACTTGAGGTCTGTCGTTGAATACTTCACTGGAGTAGAACGTGTACCGGCTGTTGTTCTAGGGCATAGTAAAG GTGGCAGCGTTGTCCTCCTTTATGCATCCAAGTATCATGATATAGGTGCCGTTGTTAATGTCTGTGGCCGTTATGATCTCAAAAGTGGTCTCGAAAGACGCCTTGGTGCAAATTTCATGGAAACGCTGAAGAAGGATGGCTACATTGATGTCAAAACTAAATCAG GGGCTGTAAGTTATCGAGTCACGGAGAAGAGTTTACTGGAGCGAGTGAATACCAACATGCATGAGGCATGCCTTAAAATCGACAAGGGTTGCAA AGTGTTGACAGTTCACGGATCAGCAGACGAAACGATCCCAGTAAACGACGCTCTAGAGTTTGCAAAGATTATACCAAACCACGAGCTGCAGATAATCGAAGGAGCTGATCATAAGTACAGTTCACATCAGGACGAATTGACTTCGGTAGTTCTGCGTTTCGTAAAGGAATCCTTGCAGTAG
- the LOC121796277 gene encoding putative uncharacterized protein YDL057W isoform X1: protein MTSNLMLTHTSFPNKNPRVTFSSSLNPRIKFRTNLVVAESPVGMQQRIIIPNKQGQKLVGVFHDTGSEKLAVLCHGFRSSKESNMMVNLAAALEKEGISAFRFDFSGNGESEGPFEYGNYAGETEDLRSVVEYFTGVERVPAVVLGHSKGGSVVLLYASKYHDIGAVVNVCGRYDLKSGLERRLGANFMETLKKDGYIDVKTKSGAVSYRVTEKSLLERVNTNMHEACLKIDKGCKVLTVHGSADETIPVNDALEFAKIIPNHELQIIEGADHKYSSHQDELTSVVLRFVKESLQ, encoded by the exons ATGACTTCGAATTTGATGCTCACACACACATCATTTCCGAACAAGAATCCACGAGTCACATTTTCTTCATCCCTCAACCCCCGAATTAAGTTCAGAACCAACCTCGTCGTAGCTGAAAGCCCAG TAGGTATGCAGCAGAGAATAATAATACCAAACAAGCAAGGTCAAAAGCTTGTTGGTGTGTTTCATGACACTGGATCAGAAAAACTTGCGGTTTTATGCCATGGCTTTCGATCCTCAAAG GAGAGCAACATGATGGTAAACCTTGCTGCTGCTTTGGAAAAAGAAGGAATTAGTGCATTTCGCTTCGACTTTTCTGGAAACGG GGAAAGTGAAGGCCCCTTCGAGTATGGTAACTACGCAGGTGAGACAGAAGACTTGAGGTCTGTCGTTGAATACTTCACTGGAGTAGAACGTGTACCGGCTGTTGTTCTAGGGCATAGTAAAG GTGGCAGCGTTGTCCTCCTTTATGCATCCAAGTATCATGATATAGGTGCCGTTGTTAATGTCTGTGGCCGTTATGATCTCAAAAGTGGTCTCGAAAGACGCCTTGGTGCAAATTTCATGGAAACGCTGAAGAAGGATGGCTACATTGATGTCAAAACTAAATCAG GGGCTGTAAGTTATCGAGTCACGGAGAAGAGTTTACTGGAGCGAGTGAATACCAACATGCATGAGGCATGCCTTAAAATCGACAAGGGTTGCAA AGTGTTGACAGTTCACGGATCAGCAGACGAAACGATCCCAGTAAACGACGCTCTAGAGTTTGCAAAGATTATACCAAACCACGAGCTGCAGATAATCGAAGGAGCTGATCATAAGTACAGTTCACATCAGGACGAATTGACTTCGGTAGTTCTGCGTTTCGTAAAGGAATCCTTGCAGTAG
- the LOC121796277 gene encoding putative uncharacterized protein YDL057W isoform X3 — protein MQQRIIIPNKQGQKLVGVFHDTGSEKLAVLCHGFRSSKESNMMVNLAAALEKEGISAFRFDFSGNGESEGPFEYGNYAGETEDLRSVVEYFTGVERVPAVVLGHSKGGSVVLLYASKYHDIGAVVNVCGRYDLKSGLERRLGANFMETLKKDGYIDVKTKSGAVSYRVTEKSLLERVNTNMHEACLKIDKGCKVLTVHGSADETIPVNDALEFAKIIPNHELQIIEGADHKYSSHQDELTSVVLRFVKESLQ, from the exons ATGCAGCAGAGAATAATAATACCAAACAAGCAAGGTCAAAAGCTTGTTGGTGTGTTTCATGACACTGGATCAGAAAAACTTGCGGTTTTATGCCATGGCTTTCGATCCTCAAAG GAGAGCAACATGATGGTAAACCTTGCTGCTGCTTTGGAAAAAGAAGGAATTAGTGCATTTCGCTTCGACTTTTCTGGAAACGG GGAAAGTGAAGGCCCCTTCGAGTATGGTAACTACGCAGGTGAGACAGAAGACTTGAGGTCTGTCGTTGAATACTTCACTGGAGTAGAACGTGTACCGGCTGTTGTTCTAGGGCATAGTAAAG GTGGCAGCGTTGTCCTCCTTTATGCATCCAAGTATCATGATATAGGTGCCGTTGTTAATGTCTGTGGCCGTTATGATCTCAAAAGTGGTCTCGAAAGACGCCTTGGTGCAAATTTCATGGAAACGCTGAAGAAGGATGGCTACATTGATGTCAAAACTAAATCAG GGGCTGTAAGTTATCGAGTCACGGAGAAGAGTTTACTGGAGCGAGTGAATACCAACATGCATGAGGCATGCCTTAAAATCGACAAGGGTTGCAA AGTGTTGACAGTTCACGGATCAGCAGACGAAACGATCCCAGTAAACGACGCTCTAGAGTTTGCAAAGATTATACCAAACCACGAGCTGCAGATAATCGAAGGAGCTGATCATAAGTACAGTTCACATCAGGACGAATTGACTTCGGTAGTTCTGCGTTTCGTAAAGGAATCCTTGCAGTAG